From a single Raphanus sativus cultivar WK10039 chromosome 3, ASM80110v3, whole genome shotgun sequence genomic region:
- the LOC130508996 gene encoding F-box/FBD/LRR-repeat protein At3g26920-like encodes MKKRCGQSMDRISQVPDAVLAKILSSLPTTKGVVATAVLSKQWRFLWKMVPKLTFRYNGGNDIHGFSDSVRRTMLSLEALYLQSLHLDVSLGEDDRMDGFGELVGIACGLHVRELVLELSRPGLNRYPIILDNCQSLETLKLRGSIALEVPSPVSLTSLRTLHLEDVFYDSESVVNLLSGCVRLENLFVTRNSDNGVETFTVMN; translated from the exons ATGAAGAAAAG gTGTGGTCAAAGTATGGACAGGATCAGTCAGGTGCCAGATGCTGTGCTTGCGAAGATCTTGTCTTCACTTCCAACAACAAAAGGTGTCGTAGCCACAGCTGTTTTGTCTAAACAATGGCGGTTTCTTTGGAAGATGGTGCCCAAGCTCACGTTTAGGTACAACGGTGGCAATGATATTCATGGGTTTTCAGATAGTGTTCGGAGGACTATGCTTTCACTCGAAGCTCTGTATCTACAGAGTTTGCATCTTGATGTTTCACTTGGCGAAGATGATCGTATGGATGGTTTTGGAGAGTTAGTTGGAATCGCATGTGGACTCCACGTGCGTGAGTTGGTACTCGAACTCTCTCGCCCAGGTTTAAACAGATATCCTATCATCTTGGATAACTGTCAGTCTCTGGAAACCTTGAAACTTCGTGGTTCCATTGCTCTGGAGGTCCCTTCTCCAGTTTCTCTAACTTCTCTCAGAACTCTGCACCTTGAAGATGTGTTCTACGACAGTGAGTCTGTTGTGAACCTTTTGAGTGGCTGTGTTCGTCttgaaaatttgtttgttaCTCGAAATAGCGATAATGGTGTGGAGACTTTCACTGTAATGAATtga
- the LOC108844744 gene encoding F-box/FBD/LRR-repeat protein At3g26920 — protein sequence MERRHLDRISKLPDAVLVKILSSLPTTKDVVATSVLSKQWRSLWKMVHKLTFSYNGGNDIQRFSDSVRRTMLSLEAPYLQSLHLDVEGDRMDGFGELLGIACGLHVRELVLKLYGPDSNRHPIILDNCPSLETLKVLGEYGSIALEVPSPVCLKSLRTLHLQDLFYEDDDESVENLLAGCVSLEDLFVARWGHDGVETFTVDVPSLQELTIEDNVFDNSDYVINTPSLKKLTIDAIGNPIGSEFMMIDAPEVVEANIWTHADFLMGESFSSVKRLSLSISDLKVPAGSIFNQLEHLQLLTEHLDSWNPLMVMLDNSPNLQALEIIEHFGEVKWKRPKHVPQCLLHLKTLDWLVRGLTYGEEVAKYILSNAKSLESVILRLDRTSFDEYFPEKDRLKVCHDFEGWCPDDCEFELITIM from the exons ATGGAAAGAAGGCA CTTGGATAGGATCAGTAAGTTGCCAGATGCTGTACTTGTGAAGATCTTGTCTTCACTTCCAACAACAAAAGATGTAGTAGCCACCAGTGTTCTGTCTAAACAGTGGCGGTCTCTTTGGAAGATGGTCCACAAGCTCACGTTTAGTTACAATGGTGGCAATGATATTCAGAGGTTTTCTGATAGTGTTCGGAGGACCATGCTTTCACTCGAGGCTCCGTATCTACAGAGTTTGCATCTTGATGTTGAAGGTGATCGTATGGATGGTTTTGGAGAGTTACTTGGAATCGCATGTGGACTCCATGTGCGTGAGTTGGTACTCAAACTATATGGCCCTGATTCCAACAGACATCCTATCATCTTGGATAACTGTCCCTCTCTGGAAACCTTGAAAGTTCTTGGTGAGTATGGTTCCATTGCTCTTGAGGTCCCTTCTCCCGTTTGTCTCAAGTCTCTTAGAACTCTGCACCTTCAAGATTTGTTCTACGAAGACGACGATGAATCCGTTGAGAACCTTTTAGCTGGCTGTGTTAGTCTTGAAGATTTGTTTGTTGCTCGATGGGGTCATGATGGTGTGGAGACTTTCACTGTTGACGTGCCTTCTTTACAGGAGCTAACCATAGAAGATAACGTCTTTGATAATTCTGACTACGTGATAAACACTCCTTCTTTGAAAAAGTTGACGATTGATGCGATTGGCAATCCTATCGGATCTGAATTTATGATGATTGATGCACCTGAGGTGGTGGAGGCAAATATTTGGACCCATGCTGATTTTCTAATGGGAGAATCATTCTCTTCAGTCAAACGCCTTTCCTTGAGTATATCAGACCTGAAG GTTCCTGCTGGTAGCATCTTCAATCAGCTGGAACATTTGCAGCTGCTTACAGAGCATCTAGATTCCTGGAATCCACTAATGGTCATGCTTGATAACTCTCCTAATTTACAAGCTCTCGAGATCATT gaacacTTTGGTGAAGTGAAATGGAAGCGACCAAAACATGTTCCTCAATGTTTGCTTCATCTTAAGACATTAGATTGGCTGGTAAGGGGATTAACATACGGAGAAGAGGTGGCCAAATACATCCTATCGAATGCAAAGAGTTTGGAAAGTGTTATTTTGCGCCTTGACCGCACCTCCTTCGACGAGTATTTTCCCGAGAAAGATAGACTTAAGGTGTGTCATGACTTCGAAGGATGGTGTCCAGATGATTGTGAGTTTGAGCTTATAACAATAATGTGA
- the LOC130508998 gene encoding protein EMSY-LIKE 4-like isoform X2 yields the protein MDYESFDSSGTDDDLPPSHRVVPRGGSSVSTNGRPSTLPPSYMYDQVAADMEAQIHHIEKEAYFSLLRAFRAQADAITWEKEGLITEMRKELRVSHEEHRELLARVNADDTIRKIREWRQSGGMQRNAAQVVHDTLPSPSASASIKRHKPNQPIHSQPFASSSPSSHPQADPTHPLASSAAKRGSVPIFKAKKHKPVFPGSSSIKPIPYHPPDQQPPRGQVMNRLPSGPSSSSEPTKGTGPESFVGRRVRTRWPEDNTFYEASISKYDPVEGRHALVYDIGTLNEAWEWVKLAEISPGDIEWIGEDPGICNRYGYNGQGHGLNRTTGPNNVPQRGSSLAKTTIKNDLRTSQNGSGKRKHVDIRLRPTNVLIREVERVLGSHNPDPQEVEMAKRVLEEQERALVGAITKLGDISNGENVLPRHSAMQTIRSS from the exons ATGGACTACGAATCATTTGATAGCAGTG GAACAGATGATGATCTGCCTCCATCGCATAGAGTGGTTCCACGAGGAGGGAGTAGTGTGTCTACCAATGGAAGACCGTCCACTCTTCCTCCATCTTACATGTATGACCAAGTTGCTGCTGATATGGAAGCTCAGATTCACCATATCGAGAAGGAAGCATACTTCTCTCTTCTAAGAGCCTTTAGAGCACAAGCAGATGCAATCACTTGG GAAAAAGAGGGTCTAATAACTGAAATGCGTAAAGAGCTGAGAGTATCGCATGAGGAGCATAGAGAGCTTCTTGCTCGTGTAAACGCTGATGATACTATACGAAAGATAAG GGAATGGAGACAATCTGGAGGGATGCAACGCAATGCTGCTCAAGTGGTTCATGATACGTTGCCAAGCCCTTCGGCTTCAGCTTCTATCAAGAGGCACAAACCGAACCAGCCAATTCATTCCCAACCATTCGCCagttcttcaccttcttctcaCCCTCAAGCTGATCCCACTCACCCGTTGGCTTCATCCGCAGCTAAAAGAGGATCTGTTCCCATTTTCAAGGCCAAAAAGCATAAACCA GTTTTCCCTGGTTCGTCTTCCATAAAACCCATCCCTTACCATCCTCCGGATCAACAACCTCCACGAGGGCAAGTCATGAACAGATTACCATCTGGTCCTTCCAGTTCAAGTGAACCCACAAAAGGAACTGGACCTGAGTCTTTTGTAGGAAGAAGAGTTAGAACAAGGTGGCCAGAAGACAATACATTTTACGAAGCTTCCATCTCCAAGTATGATCCAGTTGAG GGCCGTCATGCTTTAGTTTATGACATTGGAACACTTAATGAGGCATGGGAATGGGTTAAACTCGCAGAG ATATCTCCTGGGGATATTGAGTGGATAGGAGAGGATCCTGGGATTTGTAATCGATATGGTTACAACGGACAAGGCCATGGTCTGAACAGAACTACAGGACCTAACAATGTTCCACAACGAGGAAGCAGTTTGGCGAAGACCACTATCAAAAACGATCTCAGAACATCACAGAATGGAAGTGGGAAAAGGAAACATGTCGATATACGTCTCCGTCCGACCAATGTCCTAATCAGAGAG GTGGAGAGAGTTCTTGGTTCACACAATCCAGATCCTCAAGAAGTTGAAATGGCTAAGAGAGTTTTGGAG GAGCAAGAACGTGCGCTTGTGGGTGCAATAACAAAGCTTGGAGATATATCCAATGGAGAGAACG TTTTGCCAAGGCACAGTGCAATGCAGACCATAAGGAGTAGctaa
- the LOC130508998 gene encoding protein EMSY-LIKE 4-like isoform X1 yields the protein MDYESFDSSGTDDDLPPSHRVVPRGGSSVSTNGRPSTLPPSYMYDQVAADMEAQIHHIEKEAYFSLLRAFRAQADAITWEKEGLITEMRKELRVSHEEHRELLARVNADDTIRKIREWRQSGGMQRNAAQVVHDTLPSPSASASIKRHKPNQPIHSQPFASSSPSSHPQADPTHPLASSAAKRGSVPIFKAKKHKPVFPGSSSIKPIPYHPPDQQPPRGQVMNRLPSGPSSSSEPTKGTGPESFVGRRVRTRWPEDNTFYEASISKYDPVEGRHALVYDIGTLNEAWEWVKLAEISPGDIEWIGEDPGICNRYGYNGQGHGLNRTTGPNNVPQRGSSLAKTTIKNDLRTSQNGSGKRKHVDIRLRPTNVLIREVERVLGSHNPDPQEVEMAKRVLEEQERALVGAITKLGDISNGENAVLPRHSAMQTIRSS from the exons ATGGACTACGAATCATTTGATAGCAGTG GAACAGATGATGATCTGCCTCCATCGCATAGAGTGGTTCCACGAGGAGGGAGTAGTGTGTCTACCAATGGAAGACCGTCCACTCTTCCTCCATCTTACATGTATGACCAAGTTGCTGCTGATATGGAAGCTCAGATTCACCATATCGAGAAGGAAGCATACTTCTCTCTTCTAAGAGCCTTTAGAGCACAAGCAGATGCAATCACTTGG GAAAAAGAGGGTCTAATAACTGAAATGCGTAAAGAGCTGAGAGTATCGCATGAGGAGCATAGAGAGCTTCTTGCTCGTGTAAACGCTGATGATACTATACGAAAGATAAG GGAATGGAGACAATCTGGAGGGATGCAACGCAATGCTGCTCAAGTGGTTCATGATACGTTGCCAAGCCCTTCGGCTTCAGCTTCTATCAAGAGGCACAAACCGAACCAGCCAATTCATTCCCAACCATTCGCCagttcttcaccttcttctcaCCCTCAAGCTGATCCCACTCACCCGTTGGCTTCATCCGCAGCTAAAAGAGGATCTGTTCCCATTTTCAAGGCCAAAAAGCATAAACCA GTTTTCCCTGGTTCGTCTTCCATAAAACCCATCCCTTACCATCCTCCGGATCAACAACCTCCACGAGGGCAAGTCATGAACAGATTACCATCTGGTCCTTCCAGTTCAAGTGAACCCACAAAAGGAACTGGACCTGAGTCTTTTGTAGGAAGAAGAGTTAGAACAAGGTGGCCAGAAGACAATACATTTTACGAAGCTTCCATCTCCAAGTATGATCCAGTTGAG GGCCGTCATGCTTTAGTTTATGACATTGGAACACTTAATGAGGCATGGGAATGGGTTAAACTCGCAGAG ATATCTCCTGGGGATATTGAGTGGATAGGAGAGGATCCTGGGATTTGTAATCGATATGGTTACAACGGACAAGGCCATGGTCTGAACAGAACTACAGGACCTAACAATGTTCCACAACGAGGAAGCAGTTTGGCGAAGACCACTATCAAAAACGATCTCAGAACATCACAGAATGGAAGTGGGAAAAGGAAACATGTCGATATACGTCTCCGTCCGACCAATGTCCTAATCAGAGAG GTGGAGAGAGTTCTTGGTTCACACAATCCAGATCCTCAAGAAGTTGAAATGGCTAAGAGAGTTTTGGAG GAGCAAGAACGTGCGCTTGTGGGTGCAATAACAAAGCTTGGAGATATATCCAATGGAGAGAACG CAGTTTTGCCAAGGCACAGTGCAATGCAGACCATAAGGAGTAGctaa